The following coding sequences lie in one Sorghum bicolor cultivar BTx623 chromosome 6, Sorghum_bicolor_NCBIv3, whole genome shotgun sequence genomic window:
- the LOC8083449 gene encoding terpene synthase 10: MSLKTTVRPSAKAAGHHYAGHHQVWCLSAPPAKQDAAKPRRRSANYRPTSWDYDALLSLASGRPNLQDCPSSYYKLKTNIRDMLIKKAEPFSKLWTIDAMQRLGISYHFQDEISNILYSISNESAKDHTYDNIAFTALKFRLLRENGFPETLGQLGYHNYGNCTTKTPRQEDVNTLLLLHEASYLAFGDEEILDVARTYSAKALKELMPSMLPHLREAVAHALEIPLHWRAPRLETRWFIDYYARDINMCPLLLQFAKLDFNQVQDEHQKDLAAVTWWWRNIGLGEKLPFARDRLMECFHYANGIVWDPKLGPCRQMLAKVSNLIVHLDDVYDVYGTMDELVLFTNAIARWDAIPNERLPEYMKALYSVIYHTSNEVAEHALKEHGCSMHYHLQKLWHDICMAFLLEAKWHHGNCRPSIQKYLENGWVSSSAPLLLSHAFSMLHSVINMNTISKMQTTHRLVQQVSLIFRLCNDSATHMDELQRGDAPSFIAINMAENGGNEDDSRKVMQDLILKSWKVINEEAFDSRQYSTPFNKACVNLARISHCVYQGGDGIGRPNDLKKRQIRDLFLDPVHI, encoded by the exons ATGTCGCTTAAAACAACGGTTCGGCCGTCGGCCAAGGCGGCAGGGCATCACTATGCAGGACACCACCAGGTGTGGTGTTTGTCGGCGCCGCCGGCGAAACAGGATGCAGCGAAACCACGTCGCCGGTCGGCGAACTACCGGCCCACGTCCTGGGACTACGACGCCCTTCTGTCACTCGCTTCTGGCAGACCTAATCTGCAG GATTGTCCTTCTAGTTATTATAAGCTGAAGACCAACATAAGAGATATGTTGATCAAGAAAGCAGAACCATTTTCTAAACTTTGGACCATTGATGCAATGCAACGACTTGGTATCTCTTACCATTTTCAGGATGAGATTAGTAACATCCTGTACTCCATCTccaatgagagtgcaaaagaTCACACATATGACAACATTGCTTTCACAGCCTTAAAATTCAGGTTACTCAGGGAAAATGGTTTCCCAGAAACCCTAG GGCAATTGGGCTACCATAATTATGGGAACTGCACCACCAAGACACCAAGACAGGAGGATGTAAACACACTTCTTTTGCTACATGAGGCCTCATATCTAGcatttggagatgaagaaatatTGGATGTAGCAAGGACATATTCAGCTAAAGCACTTAAAGAACTTATGCCGTCAATGCTGCCACACTTAAGGGAGGCTGTGGCGCATGCTTTAGAAATTCCACTGCATTGGAGAGCTCCAAGACTAGAAACAAGGTGGTTCATTGATTACTATGCTAGAGACATTAACATGTGCCCGTTGCTCCTCCAATTCGCTAAACTAGACTTCAACCAGGTTCAAGATGAGCATCAGAAAGATCTTGCTGCGGTAACATG GTGGTGGAGGAACATTGGGCTTGGTGAAAAGCTGCCATTTGCAAGGGATCGTCTGATGGAGTGCTTCCATTATGCAAATGGAATTGTTTGGGATCCGAAGCTTGGACCATGTCGTCAAATGCTTGCTAAAGTTTCCAATCTAATTGTTCACTTGGATGATGTTTATGATGTGTATGGAACCATGGATGAACTTGTACTCTTCACAAATGCGATTGCAAG GTGGGATGCAATACCAAATGAGAGACTCCCAGAGTACATGAAAGCACTTTATTCAGTTATATATCACACCTCAAATGAAGTTGCTGAACATGCTTTGAAGGAACATGGTTGTAGTATGCATTATCATCTACAAAAATTG TGGCATGACATATGCATGGCATTTTTGCTGGAGGCAAAATGGCACCATGGTAACTGTAGACCAAGCATTCAAAAGTATCTGGAGAATGGATGGGTGTCATCCTCTGCACCATTGTTGCTGTCACATGCCTTCTCAATGCTCCATTCAGTTATCAACATGAACACAATATCCAAAATGCAAACGACACACAGATTAGTTCAACAGGTTTCTTTAATTTTTCGTCTCTGCAATGACTCTGCAACACACATG GATGAGTTGCAGAGAGGAGATGCTCCATCTTTCATAGCTATAAACATGGCCGAGAATGGTGGCAATGAGGATGATTCTCGTAAGGTCATGCAAGATCTTATCTTGAAGTCATGGAAAGTGATCAATGAGGAGGCATTTGATAGTCGTCAATATTCTACACCCTTTAACAAAGCTTGTGTTAACTTGGCTCGCATCTCACATTGTGTTTATCAAGGTGGAGATGGTATTGGTAGACCAAATGATCTAAAGAAGAGGCAAATTAGAGATTTGTTCTTGGATCCCGTCCATATATGA